DNA from Leptospira yasudae:
GGAGCAACGACAAAAACTCGGGGCTTTCGAAAGAAAGTCCCGAGGGTGTTAGGTCACGCTACTTTTTCTGTTATCAACTCTCTTAACTAAAAGCTCGGTTTCAACACCGGGCTTTTTTATTGCCAAAGCCTGTTTAGAGAAGTATGAAAGTGTAAAATTCCAGGCTCAAAGGCGCTAGGATAAATAAACTCTCTTTGTTTCAAACCACGCTGAATCTCAGGCGCTAAAAAAAGATCTTCCGAAATCGTTTTCAAAAAAAATGCGGCATTGTTTTCCCAAAAACGAATCGCTCTGGGACCTTTTGGTTTTTCCGGAATCAGAATCGCTTTTGTACAAAGAGTTTTTTCCGCGGAAATGGGATGAAAGAAAACGATTCCGAAATGATCCCGAAAGAGGACAAGAATCGTAAATGGAAACAAAAAATAGCTGATGATGAGGTCTTTTCTCGTCGGTATGGGAACGTGTTGAAAGGAGCGATTCGGGATTAGAATTCTCCCGTGTTCCGCAATAGGATCGAAGATCGATGCGTTTTTTGCGATCACACGAGCTACTGAATTTTTATGAACCGTAGAGATATGATAGCTCTCTATGAAAATTTCGATTCCGACTTTCCAGTTATAGTCTCCGACGCTTTTTTCCACGATAAACGGAACGTAAGAATCCAATTCGAAATTTTGGAGCTCTTCTAAAACCGGATTCAGGCGATTCAGAGCGCCCTCCTGAAATTCGGCAAACAATGTTCCCGCAATATTCTTCACCGAAATTTCTTTTAAAGCCGTTTCCTTTACCGGACAATCCGCGGTTAGAAGTTGTCCGTCGAGATCGTACGTCCAGCTGTGATATGGACATACGATTTTTTTAAGAGGTTTGCTTTTCGTTTCCGAAAGCAGCCTGGTTCCGCGGTGAATGCAGGAATTATAATATGCTCTTAAAGTTTCCTCCCTGTCTTTCAAAACGAAAAACTGACGATCTCCGAATTCGCAGACGAGATGATCTCCGCTTTCTGATAATTGACCGTTAAAACCGAATGGAACCGGATAGGTCGCAAATTCTTCTTTTTCGGATAAAAAGACATTCTCGGAATGATACGGATGCGTGGAGAATCGGGCGGGAATTTTCGCGTTCTCGGTCTCCGTTTTTTCGATTTCAGGAAAACCGATTTCACTTTGTTTCAAGATTCGTTTCAAAACTTCTCGAGAATAGGGAAGTTCCTTCGGTCGGTAGGATTCTTTCGTTCCGTTTTGGTTCATTCGGTCGTCCTTTTCCAAAATCGTTTAGAATTTCAGAATAGTACAACATTCTAATGGTTTATTTTTTTATATTATTTTTGAAGAATCCTCTCCGGATTTCGATTTGTCGGCTTTGGGAAAAATCGATCCGACTTGGCGAAACGGCCATTTCCCGTTATTCGAAAAAATGGTTCCGGGAGGAACCCTGTTGCGGATTTCCTCCCGGACTTGAAATGAGCGTTTTATTAGGGATTTATGGATCGTAGAAGGGAAGTGATTCTCTCGATTGCGAAAGGGATCACCGAAGAATTCTCTCGATTCTTCTTAAAAAACACGCCGTTTTGATCGAACCGGCATGTTCTCCTTATTTCGTAAAAAAATCAGTTCGCAGTAAAGATCGCCTTATCCGGATTCGGCGAATCGTATCCCGGCTGCAGACAGGTCACCTGCGCATACCCCGTAACGAAACCGTAACCGTCCATGCTGATATAGTAACTTCTTGTCGTGATCCCCGATTCACCCGGATAGGAACATCTTCCCGTGCGTGTAAGGTTCGGAGCTGTGGGCGGGTTGGTCGCTTCGCAACCGTTCGCAACGTTCGCGGTCGGATTCGAACCTAAGAAGTCATAACATCTCCGATACGTGTTCGCTTCGTTCGAGGTCGAAGTCGGAACTACAGCCCCGTCGGTGAGATTGGTTTTGAAGTTGGTCACCAAACCGGAGATATGCTTTATCTGAAGAATATACGTTCCTGCGGTTAAAGTCGCTCTATCGAATTCGGAAGTTTGAGAAGATCCGGTAGCGATCGTAGTCGCCGCGGAGGTCGGAGAAGAATAATAGAAGAGATCCAAATTGGAGCCGGCGTAACCGAAGACGTTGAAGAGATGCGCCGTATTGGCCGTTGCGGTAAACGTATAAAACGCACTCGTATCAATGCTCGAAACTCTTCCCGTTAACGAATTCGGCTGATTGAGTGCGATTACAGGCGCCGGTCGATAGCGGATCGTCTTTGAAAGGAGTGTGGCCCCCGATCGGGTTACGACGATCGGAACGGTTGTATTCACGCTGACGCTCGCTAAGGTAGGCATCGTAAACGTAAGCGTTTTTGAATCAACGATCGCAATCCCGGTTACACCGGTCCCTCCGATCGTAATCGAATAATCGGCCGCAGTTCCGGGAAAACTATCGCTCGTAATCGTTGTCGTGCTTCCTGGAAATCCTCGATCCGGGTAAAAGTCCGCAATGGATTCCGCGCTCGTGATCGTATAAAGAAGCAGAAGATTCGTGAACGGATCCTCCGATTCTCCCTTTTTGCAATTGAAGAACGAAATTAGGAATAAGGACGCGCTAAGGAATGCGATCGTCTTTTTCATGGCAGGATGCTCCTGATAAGTTTTCGATTTGGTTTTATGTCTAGGACTTACAGGATACTATAGTATTTTATAAGTAGGAATATCGGGAACTACGGAGGTCGGAACGTTTTATACGTAGTTTTACGGATTCCGAATCCTAGGACGGTTGGAAGCGTTCGGTTTTTAAACGGAATACTTTTAGTTTATTGAATATTCTAAAAATAGGATTATTCGGTCCTCAGTTTAAAAACCGCATTGTTGCAGGAAAAGCTCGCTTTTTTCGGAATCAGACAAAGATTCAGATTCTTATGATTGCTGTTGAATGCGTCCACCAGAAATTTCTTTGTATGTTCGACCGCGTGTTGACCGGCCCATTCGTGAAAATTGACGTTAGGTGATCTTTCGAGGGTATTTCCGCCTCGAACGCTTTTTTCGGAATCCTTGTTGAGACAAATATGAGTCGCAAAGGGCTGAAAAAGTTTCATTTCGTTCGGAGAAAGTTCCAGACATTCCAACGCTTCTTCTTCATGATTTATGATCGGAGAAAGATCGTAGTACCCGGTTTGGATATTCGGCATCGAAAGAAGTTTCCAAGGTTCTTCGAGAGGAGCGACCTCGATCCGGTTCGGATGATTTTCCGCCCAATTGCTATGGGCGTAAAAATCCTGGATGATATGAGTCGCATGTCCGATCTCCTTCATCGAATCATAAAAGAAGGCCGCCTTTTCGGATTTCGTTCTTAAATTTCTAAGTTCGATCCCGCAACCGAATATATTGTTGTTATCGCAGTGAAAGGCTTCCGCATTCATCAGTTCCGAGTCGGAACGAAGATTTCCATGAACGATCATCTCCTGACAATCTGCCCTGATTTCGTATCCGGTTTCATCGGTAAATTCGCGAAAGGATTCCTTTAAAATTCGAATATGATTAAAAGAACCGGACGGACCGAAAGCTTCCAAGTCGGAAATAGCCGGCCAAAGGTCTAAAAGAATGATGAGAATGGGAATGGTAAGAATCAGTTTTAGTGTTCTTTTCATAAAAAAGTAAGTAACTGCTTACATACTTTTTAGACCCGGTTTCAGCGAAAAGTGCGATTTTTTTTACGGCAAATTTAAAATTAGAAAGGATCGGAGTTTTTTTAAGTGATGGGAGAAAGGAGGAGGGATTTTAAATCTTTCGCGAACAACCGGAAGAATTAGCGCCTTGAAAGCAAACCGAACAACGAAGGAACGAAAACCTAATAGAACGTATCACCGCAAGGAAGGAAGAACCGGGGAACCGAGAATGAATCCGTTTCCTGGGCAGACCTTGCCGCCAAGGAAACGGTTTGGACGGAACTCCGGCACTTACCTTTCCGAAAGAAGACATCGAAGTTTACTTCGACGCGGATTCTTCCTTTGGAATTTTACTGCCCAGAAATTCCGTAAGGTCGATGAGGCCTTTGATGAATTTTAAATTGTATCTGCTTTCGTAGAGTAAAAAGACGCTCGCCATAAAGAGAAAAAATCCACCGATCAGCGCGCTGAGGGTCGCGATCCAAGCATAATTTTGGAGAAAATTCGTGAACGCAAATCCCAGACTGGAAAGAACAAACAGGGAAGTCGCCGTATAGAGGAAGGCCATGGATCTCTGGATGAGAATTGCGCGAATCCTTTGGACCCGGAGCTGTTTTTCAAGGTTATCCATTCTTTCTTTGGGATAGAGCAGCTTCCCGCCTAAAACCCCTTCCACTTCGGCTTTGAGAAGATTGACTCGATCAAAAATTCTTCCCAAACGGTTTGCAGTGGAAAAAATCAAACTCGCGCAGGCGGTGATCATCACTGCCGGAGTAATCATACCTGTAAGAATGCCAGGATTGGAAAGGGACTCTAAGAACACGGTCCTATCCTCGAAAAAAACGGTTTTTTGTCCATTCCATTTGAGTCGAAGTTTCGAGACGGGGCCGTTCGCAGTTGGCAAGCGGACTCGTTGCGGTTCCCGGCCCAAGTCTGATTTCAAACCTAATCGTTGTTAGGTGGATTTTGAGTTCGGGAGAAGGGGCTATGGATGTTCGGCCCCGCTTTCGGTTTTCGAGCGGAAGAAGGGTTATTTTTCAATACGGTTGCGAAAAAAACTTGATCTGTAGGGGCATTCAAAAATACACATGTAAGCAATTGCTTACTATATAAAGTTTGGTGATTTCTTTCAGTTTATGATCTGAAGAACTCAAAAAACCAGCACCAAACAGACATGGTTCATTTGAACAAGACGGGGTGTTTTTTGTTTTCCTCTTTAGTACAGAAATGGAACGATTTTAATTTCAGAATTTCGGCTTCCAAATTCAGATTTTTATTTTTACTCCTCGTTCCCGCTTTGATCCTCTTTGCGGATCTCGGGTTACGCTGGAAAATTCTCAGTCAAATGGAGACTTTGCAGTGGTCGTATTATCTGCTTTCGTTTCTCTATTCGATTTTGATTTATTCGTTGCTTCTTTTTTCTCTCGATCTTCTTTCTTCGAATTCGAAGACCAAACCCTACTGGGGAATTTTGGCGTTCGCATCGTTCGGTTATTCGATCTGCGTGATCGGTTCTTATGGATATTTCTTATACGCGGGAATTATGCCGAACTTTTTCGTGTTTTCGTATATCTTTCAAGAACCGTTCAACAGTTGGACGATCTTTCGGGGCGGCCTCACCGTTTGGAGTTTGATCGGTTTCTTTTTTCTTTTCCTTCTTCTTTTCTTAAGTTTGAGAATCGCATCCTCCGACTTCAGACCGGCGCGGTTTACGAAGACCGTCTACGGAATCCTTTTGTTTAGTATTTTTACGTTGACCGCTTTCTTTCACAATAACACCCGCTTTAACGATCAGATTTATGTGGCGGATACGAATTCGATTTCGTTTATCAATCGGAATCTATATAATCTGGTTACGGGCGATCGTCTCGGTTCTGCGGGCTTGCAATCCAGAAACAAACCGATCCTAAATCCAAGCCCGAATCCGTTTCGAAAAAACGTTCTTCTTATTTTGAGCGAGAGTCTTCGCAGAAAGAGCATGGCTCTGTACGGTTACGAAAAAGATACGACTCCTTTTTTAAACCGATGGACCGCCAATCCGCAGAACGGATCCGTCGTCGTGTTTCGACAGGCGTTTTCAAATTCCAGCTCCACTTTGATTTCCGTTCCGAGTTTG
Protein-coding regions in this window:
- a CDS encoding IPT/TIG domain-containing protein; translation: MKKTIAFLSASLFLISFFNCKKGESEDPFTNLLLLYTITSAESIADFYPDRGFPGSTTTITSDSFPGTAADYSITIGGTGVTGIAIVDSKTLTFTMPTLASVSVNTTVPIVVTRSGATLLSKTIRYRPAPVIALNQPNSLTGRVSSIDTSAFYTFTATANTAHLFNVFGYAGSNLDLFYYSSPTSAATTIATGSSQTSEFDRATLTAGTYILQIKHISGLVTNFKTNLTDGAVVPTSTSNEANTYRRCYDFLGSNPTANVANGCEATNPPTAPNLTRTGRCSYPGESGITTRSYYISMDGYGFVTGYAQVTCLQPGYDSPNPDKAIFTAN
- a CDS encoding aromatic ring-hydroxylating oxygenase subunit alpha codes for the protein MNQNGTKESYRPKELPYSREVLKRILKQSEIGFPEIEKTETENAKIPARFSTHPYHSENVFLSEKEEFATYPVPFGFNGQLSESGDHLVCEFGDRQFFVLKDREETLRAYYNSCIHRGTRLLSETKSKPLKKIVCPYHSWTYDLDGQLLTADCPVKETALKEISVKNIAGTLFAEFQEGALNRLNPVLEELQNFELDSYVPFIVEKSVGDYNWKVGIEIFIESYHISTVHKNSVARVIAKNASIFDPIAEHGRILIPNRSFQHVPIPTRKDLIISYFLFPFTILVLFRDHFGIVFFHPISAEKTLCTKAILIPEKPKGPRAIRFWENNAAFFLKTISEDLFLAPEIQRGLKQREFIYPSAFEPGILHFHTSLNRLWQ
- a CDS encoding DUF2721 domain-containing protein; its protein translation is MITPAVMITACASLIFSTANRLGRIFDRVNLLKAEVEGVLGGKLLYPKERMDNLEKQLRVQRIRAILIQRSMAFLYTATSLFVLSSLGFAFTNFLQNYAWIATLSALIGGFFLFMASVFLLYESRYNLKFIKGLIDLTEFLGSKIPKEESASK